The Dehalococcoidia bacterium genome window below encodes:
- a CDS encoding SRPBCC family protein — MPELYQEVIVTAPVDEVYPVVAEVEKYPEFLPDVKTVRREGDLVEMTVQAGPLELTWVHHATFVDNREIRLTLVRGPFRRLDGCWTFTPVEGGTRVSYRTVWDLDLPLPGASLLVARALKANIDGTIRAFARRIRDLRRARRQPAAPDGRTDG; from the coding sequence ATGCCCGAACTCTACCAAGAAGTGATCGTGACGGCGCCGGTGGACGAGGTCTACCCGGTTGTCGCGGAGGTCGAGAAGTATCCCGAGTTCCTGCCGGATGTAAAGACCGTCCGGCGCGAGGGCGATCTCGTTGAGATGACAGTCCAGGCGGGGCCGCTCGAACTGACCTGGGTGCACCACGCGACGTTTGTCGACAACCGGGAGATTCGGCTCACCCTCGTCCGCGGCCCCTTTCGCCGCCTCGATGGCTGCTGGACGTTCACGCCGGTTGAGGGAGGCACGCGCGTCAGCTACCGAACGGTCTGGGATCTCGACCTGCCGCTCCCGGGCGCCTCGCTTCTGGTCGCGCGCGCGCTCAAGGCGAACATCGACGGGACGATCCGTGCCTTCGCAAGACGGATCCGCGACCTGCGCCGGGCGCGGCGTCAACCCGCCGCACCCGACGGGCGGACTGACGGTTAG